The genomic interval tttgtttttaaattcaattttcacTAATTACCTTCACTTCTAACAATTGTGAGTTTCTGGAATATTTCAGATTGAAGTAGCATCTAAATATTCAACCGTCGACACACTAAACCAGCATTATTACTTGGTGCCTTCTAAGTACAAGGTTCTTTTTTATTGTCTAACTTCTTCTTGAAGTGTGATATTAAAGTCTAGATCTGTATGCTGAGTATTTTGGCTAGTAATTAGCGCCAATAAATCAGAATTTATGACTACTAATGGTATTAGgaaaattattttggttttCCTTTAACTAAGCATTCCTACCTACTttattacccaaaaaaaaaaaaaaaaaaaaaacattccatGTACTTGAGCTTGAGACAATAGAGTCGTTCAcgaaaagaataatgatacatGTACAACCCTTTTTCCAATCCTCTATACATGAAAAGAGTAATGAGCGTATTTATGTaaagtgatgttacttttataagttattttacaaaaattccCCTCATTTAAAGGTACCCCTTTTTAGTTAAAGGTTGTCTCTAAACCCATGTGACAGCAGAGTATAGAGGCCAATAATATTTGTTTCACCTTAAATTTAGtgatataaatgaaaaatgatttatgaatgaAGAATATTTTAAGCCACCCCAAAAACCGGAAAATACCAAACATGTTTTTTGGTAAACCTTTTATGTCAAAGTAAGTGGATCCTTGGTTTCTTTTGCATAATTCTTGCTGTTCAATGCTGTTGGCCTTTGGTATCTTCTTGGTAATATTTTCCTATTCATTGTTTTCACAGGATTGCCagcttgtatatattttggGTGAGAAGCGTGGATTTTCAACAATGGTTTTTACGCGTACATGCGGCGCAACACGTTTGATTGCTCTGTTTCTACGAAATCTTGGACTTGGGGCCATTTCAATTAGTGGCAAAATGACCCAGGTACTATTTGTTAATTTAAATGAAGTATGAACAGTTAAATTTTTAGATCTTTTAAGTGTGTTGGTGACCCCTTCTCacctttctttttatatttttgttctttgatttattctttctttctcgTTTGAGGTTAATTCAATGTTGTCATAACTTTTTTAGCGAACTATTTTGACAGCCAAGGAGACTTGAAGCCTTGAATCAGTTTAAGGAGGGAAAGTGCAATATTCTTATATGTACTAATGTGGCAAGTAGAGGACTTGACTTTCCATGCGTCGATATTGTCATCAATTATGATATCCCTGAAAGCCCCAAGGTTAGGCTCGCCTTTTTGGCTTTCTTTTTGTTACTTTATACTTCTCGTAagcttctcatttttttgtttatgtggCCTTTCCTGGATATTGCCTTTTCAAAAATTTCGTATGTAATTCATTGAGAGGGTATAGCGTGGTATTTCTATCGTATCACAGCCTGCTTGATGGGGgatttttgttgaatttgtCAAGTGGATCCAGTTTTCTATGCAGCTTTTAAGAAGTAGAGCAAAGTTGCTTTTTAAAGCACTTGTGTGTTTTTTGAAGCTTTTGAAAAGTTTGAGCCCTCATAAACGGATCCTTTTGAATGTATCTTAAACAGAAACCGTATACACCAGGCCTTGCCTTTAAACTCAAATACCAAaattcttttttgctttttgcaGAGTTTGTTTTACTTGGCCCTTCTTTATATGGGCCTTTCATTATTCTTTCTCACACAAAAGATCTGGAGTGCACAAATATCGGACTTTGAGCTTGCAATTCTTAAATTGATGGTGGATGGCAATTTTTCTAGACAATGTATTCGTTAGCTTTTTAGTGTTGTATAGTCAAATAATTGTGGTTCTTGTTCTGGCTTTGATTTACAAAGTGGCAGCTGAGTTCCTTCCCTTGGAAATTTTCCTACACCCTTGTATACatttgtgtttattattttttccttttgagtttGTGTTTGTTACAATGCTACTAGAAATCATGCATCTCGATCCTTTCTTCTTgttgtcttttattttatttggatgATAACTAATGAAATGAATcatgtaagtttttcttttagCCCCTGTTCCATATGCCCTGGTTTGCTAATCACATGTGACACACAGGATTATATCCATAGAGTGGGAAGAACTGCCCGTGCAGGACGACTGGGTGTTGCGATCTCTCTAGTGGATAGTTATGAGCTGGAATCCTTTTCAAAGATAGAGAATTGCCTCGGTAGGCAACATGTCAGGTTTCTCTGAAGAGAGATTGCAAAAagagtctcattttttttttttttggtatatttttcaGGCATGAAGTTTACAGAACTTCCTTTTCAACTAGAGGAAGCCTTGCTATTGATGGAGCGTGTTTCTGAGGCCAAAAGAATATCTCGAAgggtaataaattatatttaaggttttaattTGGATGATCAATATCAAGAATACTTGTGCTGACAATGGGGATGAGATACATTCCATCCCCATCGACCCTGCACAAAGATGTGTTGGCTGATtgttatttattacattttatctgAAAACACAATGGAGAAGAAAACTTGAATGACCTGATATGGATTACTTTGTGTACTGTTAAATAGGAGCTGCCACTCCCTTTCTTGTTTTGTAATTATCTAAGGTAGGACCACAAAATTACAGAGTGGTACGCACTCTACCAGATAAACTAAGacaaagggaaaataaaataatagaaactatGTGTCTGGGcagccaaaaaacaaaaaacttcccGGGCCATATTACTGAATATCTCTGCTTAGCAATCGTTGTGTTCTTGGCATCAACTAGTCCATGGAAGCAAGACACTTTTAAGAGGAGgaaacatgaaaatgaaatatgagtACAGCTAGAAGCTAATAGATCAAAGTTTTTATAGATCAAAGTGCCTTGAAAAGACTTTGTTCCTCGAGTTTGGAATCTGACGCATGATTTGAGCAGTTTCCCAGAtagtatttcattttcttccaacCATTCCAAGGCCCTACCAAACTTAATGTAGATTGCCTCCTTGAATCTTGCAGTTATAAGGTCCCCAGTTTTTGTGTAAGCTCCTAGAGAGATCGAACACCTTCAAAACATCCTGATTTGGACCCCCTTGGTGAGAATTCCAAAGTGAATCATTGATTTTACGCTCAACACTCGTCTTAGGTTAGGTCGACTCTTTACATTGTGGCCTAGTTCTGTATACTTCAAACGAGTGAGTGTATTTTATCTAAAGTTGTTTTACCATATATACTTCTTAGTCTTTTTATTGGTGATTATCGAGTTtgtccattttcattttcttaaacgTTCTGTTGGGTGCAGGGTGGAAACTATTTTCTGTTTGATTATCTTCTAGGAATCTTTGGTTTTGCTCGTCAATTCCCAACTCCTAATTTACCTGCCTGGTTTAGTTGTTGGAATTGGCTTCTTGCCCTACTGATGTTTCCACAACCAATATCCAAATCCTTCATTATTTTGATGTCTGCTTTTATTCTCTTTACTTGTTACGTCTATTTTTCACCAGGGTCTTGTTGACTATGTCCAACTGAATATTCCTTTGGTTTTCTGGCCTTTCTATTTGCatgccttttttgtttttggttctaTCTGGTTTAGCACTGTAGGGTAAACTCATAAAGAAATGCAATAAATATTGTCACGAACTTGTAATCTAGTTTTGCGTTCTACCTTTGGTAAATTTTTCCCTCTAAATTTTTCCCTCTTATGTTGTTTCTGTGAAcctgtttttttattaatcgaTTAATTCTTATTTGGTGGTTTATGTTCTAAATCAACAGAGAATCCAAGAATCTGGAAGCAAGGAAAAGAAGCGGGGAGGAGATGATGGTGACGAAGATATGGAGAAATACTTGGGTGTCAAGAATGGGAAGTTGTCaaagaggataaaaaaatgaatctaaCCGCTCTGGTGGCAGATAATGTTAGAATTTTAAagttatagtttttttttttttagtagttttgtaatatatatgcaaatttTGTTTGGTGTAAGCGTTTTAACTCtcgtttttttaatttttatatatcatttttgaGGAATGATGTTGCAGCAATCCATGCATTAAGATTTTGAGAAGGGcgttcagtttttatttttttttaaaggataccTGTTGTGTTCATTGAAAAGATACTAATCGAGTCGAGTTGATTATTGAATGTTTAAACTAAGTTTAAACATTCATTATTTGAATGTGCTTGAAGTTTGAAggattattttcttcttaaaagAAGTTAATTCTATTTCAAAAAGCTTATATAGTTTCGTAAATTCGTACTAACATTTAGTTATTTAAtcaatttgttttagaacagaACAATCTCATTCATAAGTATTTAATTGTGTTGAAGTTATATCATTTActagatgaaatatatatatatatatatatatatatatatatatatatatatatatagattgacTAGCAAGGGTCATTTTCTAGCTCTGCTTGATTATCCTGATCTATGTCGGTTATCCCGAGTTGTATGTTGGTTATTTTCTTGCACTGCTTGGTTTAGCTAGGATTGTCATTGCTTAGTGATTTCGAGCGAGGATTATTTTTT from Juglans microcarpa x Juglans regia isolate MS1-56 chromosome 4S, Jm3101_v1.0, whole genome shotgun sequence carries:
- the LOC121263357 gene encoding DEAD-box ATP-dependent RNA helicase 10-like, producing the protein MAEDKLVIKTFTDLGVCDKLVEACENLGWKTPSKIQAEAIPHALHGKDLIGLAQTGSGKTGAFVLPILQALLESQQAFFACVVSPTRELAIQIADQFKALGSGFGIKCAVLVGEEDIMEQYINLARLPHIIVGTPGRLVDHLSNTKGFSFHALKYLVLDEADCLLEDKFQKSIDEILDVVPRERKTYLFSATMTRKVQKLQRVCLRNPVKIEVASKYSTVDTLNQHYYLVPSKYKDCQLVYILGEKRGFSTMVFTRTCGATRLIALFLRNLGLGAISISGKMTQPRRLEALNQFKEGKCNILICTNVASRGLDFPCVDIVINYDIPESPKDYIHRVGRTARAGRLGVAISLVDSYELESFSKIENCLGMKFTELPFQLEEALLLMERVSEAKRISRRRIQESGSKEKKRGGDDGDEDMEKYLGVKNGKLSKRIKK